In the genome of Lathyrus oleraceus cultivar Zhongwan6 chromosome 4, CAAS_Psat_ZW6_1.0, whole genome shotgun sequence, the window AGTTTTTATCCTCTCATTTGTTTTAAGCGATCACGATATGAGAATTCATAACCTCAAACTCATCCAAAATATGAACCACCTTTATCTCATTGGGTGTAAGGTGCCCAAATCTGCACCTAGTGATTTCCTCTAGATTTTGTGTCCAGGCTATAGGAaaaagtgtgtgtgtgtgggggggaGGGGAGGGAGGGGTATCATCCACTCAATAGTAACTGTGGAGGAGCCATCTCACCCTATCACCTTCGCAAACTTATCGTTCTAATTCTTGTAGGGATTGGAGTATGGTCTGAATAAAGTTATCCAATATAAGGTACCTAGGGTCACCCAACCCCTTTAATATCCGCCTTGGTGCCAATGGTACCAATGAAGGAGAAGAAAATTCCTACTGTAGGATGAACTGCAAATCACTGACATATGATCCCAAATGTTGATATTAAGCTCCAACCTTTGAagggtggactggaggtagcttACTTAACAGCGAATCGTGATAAAAAAAAATGTGTATTTTATATTTGTTGAATCTTTGATGTTTGTGTTCTTGGTTAGCGAAAAAATTTTAATCTAGAAACGtaattcaaccccccccccctcccccttcttgtgtttcttgaaattacaattggcatcagagctccggTTTTGGTATTGATTATTTTATATCAAACACTTAATTGTGTTAGTAAAAGATCGAATTCTTGAAACACAATATGACTACTATCAACAGTGAAAAAGATCCTTACTCTACTAGAAGGATAGAATCAAAAGCTTATTCATTGGAGACAAGTTTGATTATTAGAAGGATAGAATCAAAAGCTTATTCATTGGTTATGATGCAGACTTGGTGATATGGTCATAGATGTCTATACACATCCCCTGGATACAAATGGTACTAAGTTGGAAATAAGTAAGATGGGTGACCAACAAAAGAAAGACAACATAAATCATCACAGGTCAAGAACCATCCTACTGAATGCTATCTCATACATTGAgtataaaaagaaaaaaatagagaCTCGGCAAAGTCCATATTTGACTATCCTAGAATGACTCGTGAAGGAAACAAACAAGTAAATGAAACCAACGCTCTTGCCTTAATTCAAAActatgaagccttcaaaatggagaATGATAAAACTGCCAAGGGCATGCTCTCAAAGTTTCAAACACTTGTAGATGGCTTAAAGGTTCAAAACAAAGGCTACACTACTGCATATAATGTGAATAATATTATCAGAAGCTTACCAAAGAAGTGGATGCTTATGGTGACTGGTCTTAAGGTGTCCAAAAATATGAACAATACGACTTTGGAAGAACTTGTaagttctttaagaagtcatgTGAAAAAGTTGGAAGAGGATGGGCCTCAAAGAAAAGTAAAATATGTGGCTCTTAAATCCAAAGGAAGGACAAAAAAGGCGAAGGAATATtaagctgaagaagaagaagaatcagaaGAAGATTCTGACAAAGAAGACGAGCTTTCTCTTCTTTATAGAAGATTCAATCAACTTTGAAGGAAAAGTCAAAAGAAGCCCAAAGGAAACAAAATAAAAAGTGGATGCTTTGAGTCAACATCTGGATAAAAGAAGTCTGGTGCTGACAAATTTGTCATCTTTTTTGAGGGTAAGGAGCCAGACCATTACATAAATGAATGTCCCAAGCTAAAGAAAGAAAAGCCTAAGAAACAGTTCTTCAAAGATAAGAAAAAGGTTTTGATGGATACATGAGACGACTTTGAGAATTCATAATATGATTATGAAGAAGATCAAGCCAATGTAGAGCTGATGGAAAGCACATAAGCATCTGACTATGGACCAGGATTAGAATCTGTATCACAATCTGAATCAAACTTTGATGAGGTATTCTCTAAGTTAAATCATTCTGAAGTAGAGTTATGTCTCACTAAAATTCTTGAAAAGTATTAGAGGTTTTAGAAAAGGTACAAGGATTTGAAGCAAATTCATGTAGCTGACTCTGAAGCCCATAGTGAGCTAAAGAAAGAAAACTCCACTCTAGAAGAAAAGATATGCAATCTTGAAAAAGATAACTCTGCCCTCAAAAACAAAATTAAAGAACTTGAGAAGGAGATTCTTTCATAATCTCTTATGGACTTTGAATCCGTCATTAATAAATATGACATGTCTTCTAAAAAAATCTTGCATGAAACATAGATCAAAAcaaaatggcttctatgatctATGGAGTAAGCAGAAATGGAAGGAGATGTAATTGTTATGTGCCAACTAAGAATTCTAGGGTTAAACCTAAttcaaaataaaatgaaattaaactAAAAGATATATACTCCAATTTCACATATGGACATACACATCATGATTatttaatgaacaattcatttgaaaccAACGTCATTTTTTGCATTAACATTTTATACTTTAAAGCACAACCCTTATACCGCCATGAACCCTAATGCAACAATTTCATACCATTAAACACACCTCGATTGATAATTCAGTATGACTTATtaacacgtcattgcttcaccatactaatgtcggattccgaagcaaatgacgATTGATTGCTCAAAGGGAtaacaatcattaagtgtttgaatgagcgaaatagaaacagtatatcatatataccacATTTTGCATCAAtattacttatatcatatatataaattgatcgatctcatttgtgtaacctatggacgatcgatgcATCGTTGCTTCACCATTTTAacatcggattccgaagcatagtcaacatcaatcatccaaatcatacacacatgtTGCCAAATTTAGttactcgtttattatttaattcattttgtATTTTAAccatattaatacagaaaatatagaaaataaacaactatcagatgcatgggTTCGTAAGTGTCTCTGATACCATTGAAGGAAAATTGAGATCCAAGACGCAACACAAATTAAAAAAATTCCTTTAGTGAttcttacgaatgggcatgatcaattATAGAAAccgttacctcttatggcgattgaaacctttgatgcaaatctaatGAGTGATCATAAGAGTTGAATGGTGACAACGTttctactcagtccacacgaacggattccttcaatcttagtgttagctgctacaaatgaaggctttgagtgagaaagagagaaaaactaaatttcatcaagtgaaatgcttatacacaagggttctatttatagaacctcttatgtgggctgcaagctaaaaagccgACGTAAGTGTATGTGGCCCACATCTTATGCtataccgaaaatcacttaagtgtatggtaccttaccatattttgtattatacttaagtgcaccataccttatgatgttctataTTTCAtttaagtgcactgtaccttacggtgttccttattaACTTTATCcctcatcaatctgtcctttggTGTGTGATCCTataggttttcgtgacattgacaattatattaaatcacatatttaacataataaacagtgagcggtatctagaaacacatcactgctacccaagacacgaaaatgtcatgtgatctgacaaatccctttttgggataatacttgtgtgtacaattacccttttcTCCCTTATGTCTgtattgaacacaaggcatataccgtgtcatccttgtccaattaAATATTGGACACTTAGACATTTATTCTATTACACaagatgggaaaattccatctaggtcactcatgtccctcggcatgcttcgtggagtacccatcaactgtctgTATGGCCATCCAATTACGGAaaatgtttgatcaacaataaagcactcgactctacatttagggtccatagcggttttaggtcgaagggtgatatacaccactatcacaatgagaataatttatgacactttgcataacattctatgtagtattctcatagagggtcaatccaatataaatattactcctaatattcatacccatgtttaatacttgataactccttatccatgatccatgagatgtgatcatcagtctatatacataatagtatTAATGatttaatattatcccacttcacaacaaatctcgactacagatactttaagaatattgtccttatgtttaatgggatctcatgattaagtcacacttgatacattaaacggactagctattctagggaatttattaaacaaacataataaagaaaaagccttttattattaataaataatttgatacaagtaccaaaagtattagcctctagagcttacaccaacaatatcccactagcactagagccaatcatacatacccctaatacccatagatctagtatcgccatcatgcttctgctgcacaAGAGGCTTTGCCAGTGGGTtgcaatattgtcaagtgtaggtactctgcatattttcacatctcctctatctattatctctcgaatgaggtgataacgcataagtatgtgtttggatcattggtgagatctgggctccttagcttgtgcgatagcatCATTGTCATCACAATAGATatcaatgggatccataatgctaggaactatgctAAGTTCAgtaatgaactttttgatccaaacggcttcctttgttgcacttaAGGCAACAATATAATCGGCCTTGATTGaagaatcaacaattgtatcttactttgaacttttctagctcacagggccaccgtttaagcagaacacataaccaaattgtgatctaaagtcatccttatctgtctggaagtTATCATCGTTGTATCCAATTACATCCAGCATTTCCTGACCttcatatatcaagaatgagtccttagtccttctaaaatacttaaggatattctcgatagctacccaatgagcatcaccaggatcagatttgtacctactcgttgcacttaaagcatacgagacttctggtcgagtacataacatggcatacattatatatcctattgcagatgcatatggaatcttattcacacgatccctttcttccttagttggaggggattgtgtttttgatagacacatgccatgttgcataggtatgaatcctttcttggaatcatgcatatcaaagcgtctcaacactttaTCTATATAggtactctgacttaggccaagcagtttttgtgatctatctttatagatcctaattcctaatatacaggctgcttcacctaggtccttcatagaaaagcatttccccgaccaagtctttacttgttgcagggtagggacatcatttccaatgagtaatatgacaactacatataataccaggaaggtgatcatgctcccactaaccttcttgtagacacaaggctcatcttcattcttgatgaatccatattgttttactgtttcatcaaaacggAGATTCCACCTTCTAGACGCTTGCTTTAATCCATAGATTCATGTTtgtaacttgcatatcttttgggcttcttctggtatgtcaaatccttcaggttgtgtcatgtacacatccttaagaagattACCATTAAGGAAAGCATTTTTgacatccatctaccatatttcataatcatgatatgcagcgatagcaagtaaaatccgaatagatttaagtattgcaattggtgaaaaggtttcatcacAGTCAACCCCATGGATTTGTTTATATTCTTTTGCAACCtgtcttgccttataggtatgtaccttaccatccatgtcagtcttctttttgaagacccactttcatcctatagggttaactcctacatgaggctctacctaggtccaaacctggtttgtgtacatggaatccatttcagatttcatggcttctagccacttctcaaactcaggaccagttatggcctcttggtaggtcacaggctcatcttgatccatgagtacTACATCATCTTGAttagttatgagatatccatatctctcagatagatgatgtatcctgcttgacctatgttggtcttattctacttgagcaggtttctcTTCTATAACTACTTatgtttcctactctaattcctccataggtgtatcaatgctttgtgattcttgaatttcttcaagctctactttcctcccactgattcctttggaaataaaatccgttcctaggaaaactccagttcgagcgacaaacactttgccctcgGAAGGATTGTAaaagtaataccctcttgtttctttagtataccccacaaataagtatttttcagatttgggctcaagcttagttgaaatttgtaattttacataaacttcgcaacccaAAATCTTaatgtaagacatatgtggtttcttaccactccatatctcatatggtgtcttctcaacctttttggatggaacacaattaagtgtgtaagctgttgtcaatagtacatgtccccaaaaggagtttggaagatcgacgtgactcatcatagatcggaccatgtctaacaaggtccgatttcttctctcagatacaccattccattggggtgttctaggaggagtaagttgggatagagtcccacactctttcagatggtcatcaaactctaggcttaaatattcacaACCTTGATCTAATCtaagagttttaatattcttacctagttggttttgtacttcattctttaattccttgaacttttcaaaggactctgatttgtgtttcattaaatacacataaccatatctactgaaatcatcagtaaatgtgatgagtactgaaaacctcctatggttggtatgttcagtggtccacatacatctgtatgtatgagggccaaaatatcattagctctgtcaccttttcctgtgaatagagactttgtcatctttccaattaaacaagatttgcatgtctcatatgattcataatcaaaagagtccaatagtccatctttatggagtttgaaaatgtgtttctcatttatgtggcctaatcaaTAATTCtaaaggtaagttggatttaactcattaggtttcatctttttagtattaatgttataaataggcatttcaagatcaaggacatatagtaCATTATTCATTTGTGAagtagcataaaatatatcattcaaataaatggagcaacaattgttcttgATTATGAATGAAAatcaaacttgtccaaacaagaaacagaaataatattcttattaattgcaggtacataataacagttctctaactgagttattaaaccactaggtaaagtcaatacataagttcttatggctaaagcaacaacctttgctccattgccaattcgtaggtcaacttcacctttttgcaaatctctactcctttttagtccctgcacatttgtacaaatgtgagaaccgcatcaAGTATttaatacccatgatgcagaagtagatagattaatttcaataacaaaaatacctgaagtttaagtctctactccattcttattatcttccaggtactttgggcaatttctcttccaatctttggtcttaccgcaatggaatCAAGTGGCatcctttgctatgcctccaaTAGGATTCAAAGCAGGAGCAATGGGTTTGGGTTTAaaaacttccttgcctttccctttaccaccctgcttggtgggccttttgttctgtttctttccatttccgatcatcaaattggacttacattttgacttcagattctgctcagcagttcttaacatgcctagcagttcaggaagtGTTTTGTCCATATCAGtcatgttgaaattaaggacaaattgactgaagctCTCTGGCAACAATTgtaagatcaaatcagtcgcaagttcctttacaaggggaaaacccaaccactcaaggttctccacatacccaatcatcttgagcaaATAGGGACCTAAAGGGGATCCCTCAtctaactttccttgaaaaagtaattttgaaactttaaacctttcatgccttgctttctcttgatATAGCATCTTCAAGTGTCTGATCATATTGAACTCTGTtatgttctcatgttgcttttgcaacttcGAGTTCATGGTAGCTAACATGAGGTAAGAAgcttcattggcatcatcaacatgcttcttataagcatctctttctacTTTAGGTGCAGAACTAGGTGTCATACCCTGATTTTTGTCCTGAAATTTTTTCCAATCAATCATTCATTTACATTTCTCCTCGTGACCATTTCATCTGGTCATGAATCTATCCACCGTTTTGTTTTGTTTAGACCTATCACCACCTGCTAATCCATAAACCTTTGGGCCTTGCCATTTGTCTTGGTAGGGGGTATTAATTTCCCTTGGTCAAGTAGGACATGGAGCCCATTATCATTTTATAAGAATCAGGTGGAATCTCACAAATTTTATTCTCATGACTAAATTCAATCCATGTTTTGTCTCCCTCGTAAAGTACCATTCACCCCTCGTTCAAGTGTGTCACGTATGTTATCATTCACATTCTGTTGTCTTGTTCCTAATCCTCACTCATTTCTAATGAATTTCTATGCCAAATACAAACATTAGATTCATTCaatcattcatattcattatcCATTCATTCATGATTAAAATAAATTCCAAATGTTCCTCTATACACATTCATATTCTCTATTTCATATTCATATTTTTCACTCTATATTGGGAAATTTTCCATTCATTCATATTTAAAAACTTACACATATTCATTCATATTCCATATTATTTCATTCATGTCCAAGAATTTCTCACATTCATTCAATCATAGTAATCCATTTACACGGCCTGTGATTAGTTCATAATTTTAAAAGTACCTCACATAAATAAATGAAAGTTCTAAGGTACAAGGAAATAACTTTGTTTTTCCCCAAGAGGACCAAACATGATACTAATAAGAAACAATCACCTAATATTGCAAAATGGCACTTGAATTTCAATTACAAGGAGGAAGATGCCACCTTTGTTTACAATGAACCGCAAAAGCATGAGAAAGATTTTCCAAGCTGTTTACAAAATGAACTTTGTGTTGAGAAAATTAATGCACATACTGGTTCAGGATCCTTGACACATGAGCTAAAAGATTTGGTAGAGGGGGAGAAAATTGTTAATATTGATGATGATCATGTGGATCCTCAGCTTTGTGCATCGTTTGCTTGTGATATCTACAAGCATTTGTGTGCTTCTGAGGCAAAGAAAAGACCATCCACAAACTTCATGGAGAAAATTCAGAAGGATATAAATCCCAGCATGCGTGCTATATTGATTGATTGGCTAGTGGAGGTGGCTGAAGAATATAGACTTGTACCAGATACATTGTATTTGACAGTAAACTACATAGATCGGTATCTCTCTAGGAATGCGATGAATAGGAAACAATTACAATTACTTGGAGTTGCTTCTATAATGATTGCCTCTAAATATGAGGAGATTTGTGCACCTCAGGTGGAGGAGTTTTGTTATATAACGGATAACACATACTTCAAGGAAGAGGTTTTGCAGATGGAATCTACTGTCTTGAATTTTTTGAAATTCGAAATGACTACCCCAACAATTAAATGCTTCCTAAGAAGATTTGTACGTGCAGCTCAGGGAATTGATGAGGTCCCTTCACTACAACTAGAGTGTTTGACAAACTACACTGCCGAATTATCCCTTTTGGAGTATAGTATGCTTTCTTACACTCCATCACTTATaacaacttcttcaattttccTGGCAAAATTTATGCTATTCCCTTCTACGAAACCATGGAATTCAACATTGCAGCATTACACTCAATACCAAACATCTGATTTGTGTGCTTGTGAAAAAGATCTCCATCATCTTTGTTGTAACAGCCCTAATTCTAATTTGCCTACAATTAAGGAGAAATACAATCAGCACAAGTACAAGTATATGGCCAAGAAGTATTGTCCTTCATCAATACCCCAAGAGTTTTTCCATAATTGAGCAGAGTTGAAATGTTGAACGTCCAATTTCCAATTGGAAAGCAGTAGATCAACACAAAGGGCTTCTTGTATCTGCTTTAATTGATATGCCCCCAAAATCTACCATTTAGAAACAACCTGTGACTGTCGTAGCCTTGCAACTAAACACGACCAAAGCCCTGTCGAGACCAACCAAAATCACGTCGAAACTGCTACAACAGAACACACCAAATCAGTATATTTCCATAGGACATAAACCAAAATACACCGCGGTAAATAAGCTTGTTACCGACTGTAAAAGATTGAGGAAAGGAAAAAGGGACCACTAAGACAGACGCGGACAAAAAAGGTCCCAAAGCGTCCATACCGATGCTCACCACTACCCAATGTTTGATACCATCACTAACGGTAAGAGGGAGAGTGGAGGGGACCACAGGGAGATGATAAAACCTTGTCTCTCACGAAATGAAAGGGGGCATTCACATATCGAAAAAGAAAAGAGAGGGGGCGGAGAAGAAATTCGGCAGAAATCAAAAATTCTAGAAAACCCTAGAGTCCCCAACTTCCTTTTGAAAAACAGACGGTAATAGAGATTTATGGAAAATACCTGATTTCTGAACGAGTCCTCTACCAAATGTAGCATGCGAGCaaggaaagaaagtttcaagcAAGGCGTTTACCTGGTCGTCCAACCGCCGTTGACCCCATTACAATCGATTAGTTTTGCCTTCGATCTCCGTTGCGTTTCAACTTTGTGGTGCATCCGTTCGAAGCCATAGAATTTTAATATGGTGGCTTTCCGAGTCCAACTCTGATTCCACTTTGagtttctttttttttttttggtttgaGTCGTGGCGCTGTTGTTCTCCTTCAGCTATTGCTGAATCATCCTTCTTTTCGTTACTGTTCCAAAATATACATTTCCTTTTTGAAGGAGGTGGAAAGTTTTTTGCATTTTGTGAAGAGCTGATTTGTTTTCGTGGAGGGAGGAAGACGAGTTATCGGTTTTTCTATGCTTTGATTTTTCCAAGTTTTGTTGTGATTTGACTTTTAAAGTCTGGAATTGACACTTGTGCTGCTTTGCATTTTCCCTATGGCCTTTTGGTTTTCCCATTTGGCCGTGTTCCCATAAATGGCAGACAACTAGCCATTAATGAAGGAGATTATTCTCCTCTGTTCGTCACCCAACAGCCACACGGCTAGCGTGTTGTTTCATTTTCCGGTTGCCACCTCATCATGGGCCAGACTGGAGCGGGTCTCATATGACTCGAACCCAAACAGTCCAAGAGGATGTTGGGTATTCTTCAGGCTTAAACTTGTACGACCCattgttttaatttcatttagttttttttattttccttttcaCTCTATTTTGTTTCTTGCTTATATGTATGGGCCGCTGCTAGTCTAACAGCTGGTTGTCCATGGCTGAGTGGAGGGAGAGTTGTCTCATCTCCCTTTATGTGGTGGGTTTGATACCCATGTATGGCATGTGGATTTTGATATACACTAATTTTCCCATTTATTTCCTTTGATTTCCTTTCATATTGTTTGCATTTATCCAACGCTCGTTGATCTTGCCGCTTGTCCTcgattttattttaattgctaaaacatcgattttaatttatggattcaatCACTCTCATGTtgtttatccatgattattttATCGATATAGCGATAGAATTTCGCCGCGTTTCGATTTGTCGCACATGATCCTCCAATGTTTGTCATGATGTGtaaaccggctttgagcacattactTTTTTGTCACCCCCCATCTCCACAACCTTGTAACTggattgcttttaagcatcgccaccaacctcacatagcttactcttgggctttcttacaatgagacagttctcttacacttacactcatgcattgcCCATTGATTGTTTTGTTCcattttaattatttcatttattttgaatccccatttgataaaatgtaccccactcccaTGATATGTAATAATTTTaccattttatttctttatttgcttgactgtttagctagccactaacacaagagtaaaatcaaccatttcaaaacatcaaaataatgactcgatccaacgtcgagtatttttctcaataaacaaatctATCCATTTCTACCCATTCCATTTCTTTCTAACCTTCATTCAAACCTCTCTCAATCGCCCACCaaatacttgatccaacgtcaagccattttcacaacaaaaactcaaaatatACTGAACTTCTACTTAAGACTTTTTTTTCAATAAAATGGAAACGGAACctggtggataccacgcactcctgagaccAGGATTCGAGACGGATgtctcgcctatcttagctcCCGTCATCACCCAAATCTATCTATTCCATTTTGTTCAAACCTTCATTCAAATTTTTCATAACGTCCATCaaatacttgatccaacgtcaagttattttcttaataaaaatcaaaatacCTAATCCCTGTTTAAACACTTCTCAATAAAGATGGAAACGGAACGTGGTGGATATCATGCACTCTTGAGACTATGATCCGAGATGGATGTCTCGCCTATCTTAGATCTAGCCAACATTTAAAATTGTCAACAcggtttcgtcaaaccctttctcaatcaaattaaaaaaacacttaattctcattaaatacttttgcaaataagatggaaatggatcgtggtggataccacgtattcctcgccattactcaaaacacacTCAAACCAATCAAATCCTTTTTCTCGCCATCGTGCGATCGATCCTTAAACCCTTTCTTAAACGAtaggtactttgtttcaaaataatgcaaggcaatgtttctccacttgttttgggtagtccaacaatgttttcgtcgattaacacaaagtagctttcgctaaaattgaccaacaaacaaatatttttctacctagaactacatgagccttgagttctctattgagatacgtaggagcaggattcataaatcttgtcaggcccattaataaaaaacttaggtttagtccccttcgttgaaaatccaaaaacatttcttctctcttctactctttctttcccacctaataacttgagaaagcctaacatttcaaactaacactaatgcgaacaactaacctaacggttcgcgttgagtacaacagacgtgaggggtcctaataccttccccttgcgtaatcgactctcgaaccctaATTCGGTTgtgacgaccataatcattgtcgttttttcttgggttttatcgatatttcccctttccttttagGAATATATAAATTTCGACGGCGACTCTGTTCTGTCCATCATTGTGAGCGTGCGATTATGCTTCGCTAGGTCGTTCTCTCATTTTTTTCAAGGTACGAcactaggaggttcctcttcaggaacaggtttgTCCAAGACATACAGTTTTTTATCATgcttgaggacaatcctcagattttggtgtcaatccagaaaatttgtcccagacaatttttccttatcaaggattgatcgcaaaatgttgttagaggtgtttgttgtcatggtaatctacatgaaaaatatgaaaatataagtatcattaaaataacatatttaattagacatttaattaaatatgctcccactattttactcaaaacaaatgacactcaccatttgattcagaaaattctgttggaagattttctagaGGGTCGAaatccacatttcactttgttttaagtccgcgtaggcggattacacaaaactaggttatttaggtaggaactccttccaattgtatctaatacaactctcgaatattttagttgggtgaataactccttattctaatccataatatgga includes:
- the LOC127135521 gene encoding cyclin-A1-1, with translation MEKIQKDINPSMRAILIDWLVEVAEEYRLVPDTLYLTVNYIDRYLSRNAMNRKQLQLLGVASIMIASKYEEICAPQVEEFCYITDNTYFKEEVLQMESTVLNFLKFEMTTPTIKCFLRRFVRAAQGIDEVPSLQLECLTNYTAELSLLEYSMLSYTPSLITTSSIFLAKFMLFPSTKPWNSTLQHYTQYQTSDLCACEKDLHHLCCNSPNSNLPTIKEKYNQHKYKYMAKKYCPSSIPQEFFHN